In Phragmitibacter flavus, the following are encoded in one genomic region:
- a CDS encoding GlsB/YeaQ/YmgE family stress response membrane protein, with product MIYNVLAWMVLGLLAGAVAKFLMPGRDRGGCLVTSVIGIAGALLGGFIGREFFGFDLTSSSIVNWNNFGVATAGSFVLLLIFRLFRK from the coding sequence ATGATTTACAATGTTCTTGCTTGGATGGTGCTTGGTCTTTTGGCCGGAGCCGTGGCGAAGTTTTTGATGCCGGGAAGAGATCGTGGCGGGTGTCTGGTCACCAGTGTGATCGGCATTGCCGGAGCTTTGCTGGGCGGATTTATCGGACGTGAATTTTTCGGATTCGACCTCACCAGTTCGAGCATCGTGAACTGGAACAATTTTGGTGTCGCCACGGCGGGATCGTTTGTGCTGT